In the genome of Candidatus Acidiferrales bacterium, the window AGATTCGGCTCAATACGCATCATTTTGTCATTGACTACAAGCCTGTGACCTTCACGGCTCACAAAGTGACGCTGTGGCTGCCGGAGAGTGTGGATGTGTATCTCGCTTATCGCGGCCACTACTTGCACCATTTCCATCGCTTCAGCGATTTTCATCTTTTCTGGACTGGTGCGACGCAGAAGATTTCCAAACCCAAGGAAGTAACCAAGAAAAATGGCGATTGACCTGCGCTCTGCGTTGCAGGCTATCTGGAGAACTAGAATCCCGCTTTTGCGATTCCCTTTTGAATCCCTCTGAAAAGCTGAATTCGTTTTGATAGAGCGTCGCCCGCTCCGTCCAATCCGCCACAAGGATTTTGACTTGACCCAGCGAGGCGAGGCGAATAAATTTCAGACCCGGAGGGGTTATCATGAAAATTGCCGTCACTTTTTCGCACGAGGATGGGACTAGCAAGAAGTCTTCTTATACGTTTGCCTGCATTGGCGTGATCGCAATTCTGCTGAGTTTGTGCGCAGTCGCAGTTGCGAGTCCTGTTTCCACGGAAAAACTTGCGAGCAAGCTTCACTGGAGAAGCGTTGGGCCGTACATTGGCGGCCGCGTTGTGACTGTGACCGGCGTTCCGGGAAACGCGGACCTTTTCTACATGGGCACCGTGGGCGGCGGAATTTGGAAAAGCACGGATTATGGCCTGACATGGAAAAACATCTCTGACGGCACGCTGCCGAGCTCGAGCCCGAGCGTTGGCGCGATTGCTGTGGCTCCCTCCAACCCCAATGTTCTTTACGCAGGAATGGGGGAAAGCGATATTCGCAACACCATGATTCCCGGCGACGGAATTTTCAAGTCCGCGGATGCCGGCAAAACGTGGAGCTACATGGGACTTCGCGACACGCACACCATCAGCAACATCGTCATAGATCCGAAGAATCCCGATATTGTCTATGCGTCATCGATGGGCCATGTTTTCGTCGCGGATCCAAACCGCGGAGTGTTCAAGTCTACGGATGGCGGGAAGACGTGGAACAAAATTTTGTTCGTGGACGACAAAACGGGCGCGATCAACCTCGTTATGGAACCAAACGATCCGAATGTGCTCTACGCCGCGATGTGGCAGGCGCAGCGTACCCCTTATTCGCTTTCAAGTGGCGGACCAGGAAGCGGTCTCTATAAGACGACGGACGGCGGCGCGCATTGGACAAACATTACCCGCAGCGAAGGTTTACCACAGGGAGTGCTCGGGCGCATTGGAGTAAGCGTGGCGGCCGCGAATCCCAGCGTCGTTTACGCGATTATGCAAGCAAAAGAGGGCGGCGTTTTTCGCTCCGAAGACGGCGGCAAAAGCTGGAAGCGCGTGAATAACGAAATGAAATTGCGCCAGCGGGCGTTCTACTACATGAGCATTTTCTGTGACCCGAAGAACGTCAACACGGTGTACGTGCCGGAGGTAGACGCTCTGTGGGTTTCAAGAGACGGTGGAAAAACATTCCAGAAACTCCGAACCCCACATGGTGATAACCACGTTGTCTGGATCAACCCACAAAACACAAACATTCTTTTGGAAGGAAATGACGGAGGAGCGACCGTTTCGACGGATGGCGGCAAAACATGGAGCACGGAGCACAACCAGCCCACGGGCCAGTTCTATCACGTAAATCTCGATGATCAGTTCCCTTATCACATTTACGGCGCGCAACAGGATGAAGGCTCGTTCGCAGGCCCGAGCGCGGACGCAGACGGTTCGATTCCGCTGGGAACGTGGCAGCGCGTGGCCTACGGCGAAAGCACGTATTCCGTACCGCAGCCCGGCGATCCTAACATTACTTACGGCAGCGGTTACTACAGCATCTTCCTCCGATACAATCTTGAGACTGGCCAGTATCAAAGCGTCAGCCCATGGCCGAATTATCAGGAAGGCGCTGCCTCCAACGAACTGAAATACCGCTTCGGCTGGACGCATCCGATCCTCTTTTCACCTTCGAATCCTAAGGAGCTGTTGATTGGCGCGCAGTGCGTCCTGAAAAGCGATGACCTCGGCCAGACCTGGCACGAAATCAGTCCGGACCTCACGCGCAACGAAGCGATTACCGAGGCGCCCAGCGGCGGCCCCATTGACCTCGACCACTCGAGTGCGGAAGTTTACCCGGGAATTTCGGCGCTGGCCGTTTCGCCGCGCGATGACAACGTAATCTGGGCAGGATCGGATGACGGCCTAGTTCATATCACCACCGACGGCGGGCAAAATTGGCAAGAAGTGAATCCTTCAGACCTGCCCGCGCATTCGTGGATTAATTCGATTCAACCTTCCTATGCAGATGCAGGAACCGCCTATCTGGCAGCGCGGCGCTATATGTGGGATGACTTCAAGCCGTACGTCTTCAAGACGGAGGATTACGGGAAGCACTGGAAGTCCATCACGGACGGACTTGCCGGCGATACTTACGTTTTCGATCTTCGCCAAGACCCCAACGATCCCGACCTCCTGCTGCTCGGCACAAAGAAAACCATCGACGTCAGCTTCGACGCCGGCGCTCACTGGCAGCCGCTTGCCCTCAATTTGCCGATCGTGCAAGTCCGCGACATCGCCTTCAACGCGCAGCAGAACCAGGCGGTGATAGCCACGCATGGCCGCTCGTTCTGGGTGCTCGACAATTTATCGTTTCTCGAACAGTTGACGAAGCACCCATCAGTGGATTCCCATGACGCGCACGTTTTTGCGCCGCAGGAAACCTGGCTGACTCACGCCTATGGCGGCGGAAACCCTGATTTCACACCGAATGATGCTGGCCAAAACCCTCCGTTCGGCGCCACGATTTTTTTCAATATTCCGGCGGACTACGACGGCAAAACGCCTGTGAAGATCGAATTTAGCGATGCACAGGGACAACTGGTTCGCAGCTTCGATCTCCATCTGAAGCGAGGAAAGCAGCCAACTGCGGAAGAAATGAGAGCAATGACCCCAGTCCAGCAGAAGCACGAAGAGGAAGTACGACTCACATCAATCGAGCCGGGAATGAATCGTTTCCAGTGGGATTTGCGCTATGCCGAGGCGACGGAGGTAAAGGGTTTCGAGCCACCCGTCGCAGCGGGCGGCTTGGACGATACAGTCAATGGCCCGCTCGTCGTTCCGGGAACGTATACGGTCGCCGTGGATTATGGTGGGAAGCAAAGCAAAGCGAATCTTACCGTGGCTCTCGATCCACGGCTCAAGGCCAGCCCGGATGACCTGGCCGCTCGCCTGGCGCTCCAAATGAAAATTCATGTGGCGCTTGACACCCTCAATCAGAAGATCAATAAAGCCATCGCCGTGCGCGATAAACTTGTCGCCAGCGGCCGCGCCAGTGCAGCGGCGGATCTCGATCGTGAGATAGGCGATCTGGTGCAATTGCAGATCAAGTCCAGCGAAGGCAGCCTGCTTCATGAAACGATGCTTCGCAGCCATCTAGCCTATCTCGCCGCGGATATTGACCTCAGCTACACGCGGCCGACTGCCGCGCAGTATGCGGTCTTCGACCAACTCGATCAGGAAGCGAAGGCTGGCGAGCAAAAACTCGACGCGGCCATCGCCGCGGCCAAATAATAGCATCGAAGCGCGGACGTCATTGTAACCGCGATGCTTTGATCCATCGCGGCCTGCGATTTCTGCACTGATTCGCTTGCAGATTTCATCGGATGCGGGAATTCTCGCACGCATATATGGAGAAGCCCGTCCGGCACCCTGGCGATTTTCCATTGGCAACGCGGCGGACTTCCGCGAGGGAAGCCCTTCTCGTGTGCCCCTTTGCCAAAAGAAAAACATTGTCAGTCCGTTGAAATTGGTTTTTGCCGAAAGTCTTTACGAGAGAAGGATTTGCGAAATAAACCTCTCCTTGAAAATTCATCTCTCACGGGGTAACGTTTCGCTTCGCAGTTGGAATTCGCAATCCTATTTCCGCAGGCGATTGCCGTTTGCGAGGACGGCGGCAGCCTCGAACCAAGGTGACTCACATGAAGAAGTTCGTTCTGATTCTGGCAATAGCGTGCATCTCCTCCGTGGCTCAAGGAGCCACCAAGACAGAGATTGCGCGGTGGAAACGGGAGGCTAGGAACGTCACGATCATCCGCGACAACTGGGGCATCGCGCACGTCTACGGAAAAACCGATGCGGATGCCGTTTTCGGTATGGAGTACGCGCAAGCCGAAGATGATTTCAATCGCGTGGAAACCAATTACATCAACGCGATGGGCCGCATGGCGGAAACCGAAGGTGAGTCACAGATTTACTTCGACCTGCGGATGAAACTCTTCATCGATCCCACTGCACTGAAAAAAGAGTACGCCGAAAGCCCCGCGTGGCTGAAAACACTGATGAATGCGTTTGCAGATGGGCTGAATTATTATCTGTACAAACATCCCGAAGTGAAGCCGCGCGTCATCAAGCATTTCGAACCGTGGATGGCGCTGAGTTTTACCGAAGGCAGCATCGGCGGCGACATCGAGCGCGTGAACCTCAGTCAGCTCGCAGCTTTTTACGGGCAT includes:
- a CDS encoding YCF48-related protein yields the protein MKIAVTFSHEDGTSKKSSYTFACIGVIAILLSLCAVAVASPVSTEKLASKLHWRSVGPYIGGRVVTVTGVPGNADLFYMGTVGGGIWKSTDYGLTWKNISDGTLPSSSPSVGAIAVAPSNPNVLYAGMGESDIRNTMIPGDGIFKSADAGKTWSYMGLRDTHTISNIVIDPKNPDIVYASSMGHVFVADPNRGVFKSTDGGKTWNKILFVDDKTGAINLVMEPNDPNVLYAAMWQAQRTPYSLSSGGPGSGLYKTTDGGAHWTNITRSEGLPQGVLGRIGVSVAAANPSVVYAIMQAKEGGVFRSEDGGKSWKRVNNEMKLRQRAFYYMSIFCDPKNVNTVYVPEVDALWVSRDGGKTFQKLRTPHGDNHVVWINPQNTNILLEGNDGGATVSTDGGKTWSTEHNQPTGQFYHVNLDDQFPYHIYGAQQDEGSFAGPSADADGSIPLGTWQRVAYGESTYSVPQPGDPNITYGSGYYSIFLRYNLETGQYQSVSPWPNYQEGAASNELKYRFGWTHPILFSPSNPKELLIGAQCVLKSDDLGQTWHEISPDLTRNEAITEAPSGGPIDLDHSSAEVYPGISALAVSPRDDNVIWAGSDDGLVHITTDGGQNWQEVNPSDLPAHSWINSIQPSYADAGTAYLAARRYMWDDFKPYVFKTEDYGKHWKSITDGLAGDTYVFDLRQDPNDPDLLLLGTKKTIDVSFDAGAHWQPLALNLPIVQVRDIAFNAQQNQAVIATHGRSFWVLDNLSFLEQLTKHPSVDSHDAHVFAPQETWLTHAYGGGNPDFTPNDAGQNPPFGATIFFNIPADYDGKTPVKIEFSDAQGQLVRSFDLHLKRGKQPTAEEMRAMTPVQQKHEEEVRLTSIEPGMNRFQWDLRYAEATEVKGFEPPVAAGGLDDTVNGPLVVPGTYTVAVDYGGKQSKANLTVALDPRLKASPDDLAARLALQMKIHVALDTLNQKINKAIAVRDKLVASGRASAAADLDREIGDLVQLQIKSSEGSLLHETMLRSHLAYLAADIDLSYTRPTAAQYAVFDQLDQEAKAGEQKLDAAIAAAK